One Porphyromonas pogonae genomic region harbors:
- a CDS encoding RagB/SusD family nutrient uptake outer membrane protein, whose protein sequence is MNRFKYIYYSIVKGALACSLLAFVGCTKDFESINKNPLDPDAQQKEYDGVGLGGYFTDFQKRVIPTRSPGESTDRPNEYQVMLNLASDNWIGYFSPMVNKFNNGNNFTTYYMIEGWVNYAYSTSFNNIINTWMQIKDQTHIKEKTADGKVIYKNKDLLNQSVFSLAQIIKIQALHRTTDMFGPMPYSKIGLGQLKVPYDSQESIYRSFLAELEEAVQTLTNYSASSKEIIADFDGVYHGDVKKWIKLGNSLMLRLAMRVRYADPELAKKYAITATTHPGGTIDDVAEIACLKNSTRFNYLNSLKLIWDSYSDTRMGATIYSYLKGFGDSRIDSYFRRGKAADREDFFAIRTGIPQQSKADFYKNYSVPNVEDDTPVYWFKASEVLFLKAEAALYGLIQGNSKDFYEKGVAKSFEENNVRLGSYLSTKASSGNYDDVLNPTYSATAPSKLSKVWDQAQTDEEHLEQIITQKYIAIFPDGQEAWSEWRRTGYPKQITAFENRTNAGVVSSDGYKYGVRRFPFPLSEKQQNKDNVNAALPLLQGPDNSATRLWWDKNPLLN, encoded by the coding sequence ATGAATAGATTTAAGTATATATACTATAGCATCGTTAAGGGAGCATTGGCTTGTTCGCTATTGGCTTTCGTAGGATGTACGAAAGACTTCGAATCAATCAATAAGAACCCTCTTGATCCGGATGCCCAGCAAAAAGAATACGATGGTGTGGGGCTTGGCGGATACTTCACTGATTTTCAGAAAAGAGTGATCCCTACGAGAAGCCCGGGAGAAAGTACTGATAGACCCAACGAGTATCAAGTAATGCTGAACTTGGCATCTGATAACTGGATCGGCTATTTCTCTCCTATGGTAAATAAGTTCAATAACGGGAACAACTTTACCACTTATTATATGATCGAAGGATGGGTAAATTACGCTTACTCCACTTCTTTCAATAATATTATCAATACATGGATGCAGATCAAGGATCAGACGCATATCAAAGAGAAGACTGCTGATGGTAAAGTGATATACAAAAATAAAGATTTGCTCAATCAGAGTGTATTCTCTTTAGCTCAGATCATCAAAATCCAAGCTTTGCACCGCACTACCGATATGTTTGGTCCCATGCCTTACTCTAAGATCGGACTCGGACAGCTGAAAGTTCCTTATGATTCTCAAGAGTCAATCTATCGTTCATTCTTGGCTGAATTGGAAGAGGCTGTTCAGACATTGACAAACTACTCGGCAAGTAGCAAAGAGATTATTGCTGATTTTGACGGTGTTTACCATGGTGATGTTAAGAAATGGATCAAATTGGGTAACTCTCTTATGCTTCGTTTGGCTATGCGTGTACGCTATGCCGATCCTGAATTGGCTAAGAAGTATGCAATAACTGCCACTACACACCCCGGAGGTACCATTGATGATGTAGCTGAAATAGCTTGCCTCAAAAATAGTACAAGATTCAATTACTTGAACTCTTTGAAATTGATTTGGGACTCTTATAGCGATACTCGCATGGGCGCTACAATCTATTCTTATTTGAAAGGTTTTGGCGACTCACGTATAGACTCATACTTTAGAAGAGGGAAGGCCGCTGACCGTGAAGATTTCTTTGCTATAAGAACAGGTATCCCCCAGCAAAGCAAAGCTGATTTTTATAAAAACTATTCGGTACCCAATGTAGAAGATGATACCCCTGTTTATTGGTTCAAAGCTTCAGAAGTATTGTTCCTCAAGGCTGAAGCTGCTCTCTATGGACTTATTCAAGGTAACTCTAAAGATTTCTATGAAAAAGGTGTAGCCAAATCTTTTGAAGAAAATAACGTTCGATTAGGTTCATACTTATCAACTAAAGCTTCTTCAGGCAACTATGATGATGTCTTGAATCCTACTTACAGTGCCACAGCCCCATCGAAGTTGAGCAAAGTGTGGGATCAAGCTCAGACCGACGAAGAGCATTTAGAGCAAATCATCACTCAAAAATACATCGCTATATTCCCTGACGGACAAGAAGCATGGTCAGAATGGAGAAGAACCGGATATCCCAAACAGATTACAGCCTTCGAAAACCGTACCAATGCAGGTGTTGTAAGTAGTGATGGCTATAAATACGGTGTAAGAAGATTTCCTTTCCCTCTTTCTGAAAAACAGCAGAATAAGGATAATGTAAATGCTGCATTACCATTGTTGCAAGGTCCTGATAATAGTGCTACTCGCCTATGGTGGGATAAGAATCCGTTGTTAAACTAA